In Lujinxingia sediminis, a single genomic region encodes these proteins:
- a CDS encoding ABC transporter ATP-binding protein has product MSVAPTLLEVRNLKKHFPIKKGLFNRQVGSVKAVDGISFEVNANETVGLVGESGCGKTTAGRTLLRLLEPTDGEVLYKGQDILKMGPAEMRSLRRNLQIIFQDPFSSLNPRMTIESIIGEAITFHKVAQGPEVREMVEGLLERVGLQPSYITRYPHEFSGGQRQRVGIARALALNPDFIVCDEAVSALDVSVQAQVINLLMDLQQEYNLSYLFIAHDLSVVQHISDRIAVMYLGQIAEFAECDELYDNPLHPYTQALLSAIPQPNPRRRAQRIILKGDVPSPMNPPSGCRFHTRCPACFAPCKTVEPRTVEPTPGHKVRCHLYDPEFAPNDPDIWARLPRQPEAPTKVESPESEAPEKSAASSEPAPDGTDGVASTEATEAAPPVEAGAESSDGPQSEASSGKVAAETTEKNNV; this is encoded by the coding sequence ATGAGCGTCGCCCCTACTCTGCTTGAAGTCCGCAACCTTAAGAAGCACTTCCCCATCAAGAAGGGCCTCTTCAACCGTCAGGTCGGCTCGGTGAAAGCCGTCGACGGCATCTCCTTTGAGGTCAACGCCAACGAGACCGTCGGGCTTGTGGGGGAGTCGGGTTGCGGCAAGACCACCGCAGGACGCACTTTGCTGCGCCTGCTCGAGCCCACCGATGGTGAGGTGCTCTACAAGGGGCAAGACATTCTGAAGATGGGGCCGGCGGAGATGCGCAGCCTTCGGCGCAACCTTCAGATCATCTTCCAGGACCCCTTCTCCAGCCTTAACCCCCGTATGACGATCGAAAGTATCATCGGCGAGGCGATCACCTTCCACAAGGTGGCCCAGGGCCCGGAGGTGCGTGAGATGGTCGAGGGGCTTCTGGAGCGCGTGGGTCTTCAGCCTTCGTACATCACGCGTTACCCCCATGAGTTCAGCGGTGGCCAGCGTCAGCGCGTGGGCATCGCCCGAGCTCTGGCGCTCAATCCCGACTTCATTGTCTGCGATGAGGCGGTCAGCGCGCTTGATGTGTCGGTTCAGGCCCAGGTTATTAACCTGCTGATGGATCTTCAGCAGGAGTATAACCTGAGCTACCTCTTTATCGCCCACGACCTCTCGGTCGTGCAGCATATCTCGGATCGCATCGCGGTGATGTATCTGGGACAGATCGCGGAGTTCGCCGAGTGTGACGAGCTCTACGACAACCCGCTGCACCCTTACACTCAGGCCCTGCTCTCGGCGATTCCGCAGCCCAACCCGCGGCGTCGGGCCCAACGCATCATCCTCAAAGGAGATGTCCCAAGCCCGATGAACCCGCCCTCGGGTTGCCGCTTTCATACCCGCTGCCCGGCGTGTTTTGCGCCCTGCAAGACGGTAGAGCCGCGCACCGTGGAGCCGACTCCGGGCCATAAGGTGCGCTGCCACCTCTACGACCCCGAGTTTGCGCCCAACGATCCCGATATCTGGGCGCGGCTTCCCCGCCAGCCCGAGGCGCCGACGAAGGTCGAGAGCCCTGAGAGCGAAGCCCCTGAGAAGAGCGCCGCGTCGAGTGAACCTGCGCCCGATGGCACCGACGGCGTGGCCAGCACCGAGGCCACCGAAGCGGCCCCTCCTGTGGAGGCAGGTGCGGAAAGCTCCGATGGGCCGCAAAGCGAAGCCTCTTCGGGGAAGGTAGCAGCCGAAACCACCGAGAAGAACAACGTCTGA
- a CDS encoding MlaC/ttg2D family ABC transporter substrate-binding protein codes for MKTHTSIKRLVAGLAAGVSLALLSLNAWADAPAEVVEERTSAIAKVLEKPDSEARNAELTRELDQTLDFAYLASQAFGEHWEARTPEERAEFLDLLQRMLQANYQDKLSGRTLNEDYTITFGDARTRDSRAFVRGEVTREGKTYPVVYRLYQDGETWRIYDLVIDDISLEETYREGYVPIIEDEGWGELIRLMRERIDQMEKD; via the coding sequence ATGAAGACCCACACGTCCATAAAACGACTGGTTGCAGGGCTGGCCGCCGGCGTTTCGCTGGCCCTTTTAAGCCTGAACGCCTGGGCCGACGCCCCGGCCGAGGTGGTGGAGGAGCGCACCTCGGCGATCGCAAAGGTGCTTGAGAAGCCCGACAGCGAAGCGCGCAACGCGGAGTTGACCCGGGAGCTCGATCAGACCCTGGACTTTGCCTACCTGGCCTCCCAGGCCTTCGGCGAGCACTGGGAAGCGCGCACGCCGGAGGAGCGCGCGGAGTTTCTGGATCTTCTCCAGCGTATGCTGCAGGCCAACTATCAGGACAAGCTCAGCGGCCGGACTCTCAACGAAGATTACACCATCACTTTCGGTGATGCGCGTACCCGCGACTCGCGAGCGTTTGTGCGCGGCGAGGTCACTCGCGAAGGAAAGACCTACCCGGTGGTCTACCGCCTCTATCAGGACGGTGAAACCTGGCGCATCTACGACCTCGTGATCGACGATATCAGCCTGGAAGAAACCTACCGCGAGGGCTACGTGCCGATCATCGAAGATGAGGGCTGGGGCGAGTTGATCCGACTGATGCGCGAGCGAATCGACCAGATGGAAAAGGACTAA
- a CDS encoding TolC family protein has translation MACTRFSAGALALVIAVSLLASLPDARAEEAPDIAEEGRGGSGVVSLTLEAVEARARQSDDLQAEQQARRDHARWQSYRADRAWWPKIEAQTLVAPVPANADPSRLDENLDEILALNLGPLVRQTARVIVPVYTFGRIGLAQELAEVGVDVAEIQALEAVETQLLRARQAYFGRQLAEAFGALLAEGETLVNTTLREMEDARAFGDADFSTEDLRRLQIFKAELDTMVLDNARLRDLSEAALRYITDIEQPLSVPPLDPERVDVPLASLQACQSFAGENRPDLQKLDGAIRARELQSSLARRDFFPQVFAAADFGFAWSTESPALQRVCRRAAPGESCVNVDTLWTQPYANPLNSLTFGVALGLRWQFDFAQQRGKVGEADAKLAELRAQARRARGAVALDVEQAWRTAADARERMHIEQRRLDAARRWRNQYGLSQQLSESVDMRDALDPLRAYYEAQVAVLESAHSYLDARARLARSIGAPSLDLLSELNAQPGAN, from the coding sequence ATGGCTTGCACACGTTTTTCTGCCGGTGCACTCGCGCTGGTTATCGCAGTATCGCTCCTTGCCAGTCTGCCGGATGCACGAGCCGAAGAGGCTCCCGATATCGCAGAAGAAGGGCGGGGTGGGAGCGGGGTTGTTTCTCTGACACTGGAGGCGGTCGAGGCGCGCGCGCGCCAGAGTGACGATCTCCAGGCCGAGCAGCAGGCCCGGCGCGACCATGCCCGCTGGCAATCCTACCGCGCTGATCGCGCCTGGTGGCCGAAGATTGAGGCGCAGACGCTGGTGGCCCCGGTTCCGGCCAATGCCGACCCTTCGCGCCTCGACGAGAACCTCGATGAGATCCTGGCGCTTAACCTCGGTCCGCTTGTGCGTCAGACAGCGCGGGTGATCGTGCCTGTCTACACATTCGGACGCATCGGGCTGGCGCAGGAGCTGGCTGAGGTCGGGGTGGACGTCGCCGAGATTCAGGCCTTAGAAGCCGTTGAGACTCAGCTGCTTCGCGCTCGCCAGGCTTATTTTGGACGTCAGCTTGCTGAAGCCTTCGGCGCTCTGCTGGCCGAGGGGGAGACGCTGGTCAATACGACTCTGCGCGAGATGGAAGACGCCCGTGCCTTCGGCGATGCTGACTTCTCGACGGAAGATCTGCGCCGCCTTCAGATCTTTAAGGCCGAGCTCGATACGATGGTTCTTGATAACGCCCGCCTCCGCGATCTGAGCGAGGCGGCGTTGCGCTACATCACCGACATCGAGCAGCCGCTGAGCGTGCCGCCTCTGGACCCAGAGCGGGTCGATGTTCCGCTGGCAAGCCTTCAGGCCTGCCAGAGTTTTGCCGGGGAAAATCGTCCCGATCTCCAAAAACTCGACGGCGCAATTCGCGCTCGGGAGCTGCAAAGCTCCCTGGCGCGTCGCGATTTTTTCCCCCAGGTGTTTGCGGCGGCAGATTTCGGCTTCGCCTGGTCGACGGAGTCGCCGGCGTTGCAGCGCGTCTGCCGCCGCGCTGCGCCGGGGGAGTCCTGCGTTAACGTCGACACGTTGTGGACTCAGCCCTATGCCAACCCATTGAACTCGTTGACGTTTGGGGTTGCCCTCGGGCTGCGCTGGCAGTTCGACTTCGCCCAGCAGCGTGGCAAGGTCGGGGAGGCGGACGCAAAACTCGCCGAGCTTCGTGCCCAGGCTCGGCGCGCGCGCGGCGCGGTGGCGCTGGACGTCGAGCAGGCCTGGCGCACAGCAGCAGACGCCCGCGAGCGTATGCATATCGAGCAGCGTCGCCTCGATGCAGCGCGACGCTGGCGAAATCAGTACGGGCTCTCCCAGCAGCTCAGCGAGTCGGTCGATATGCGTGACGCGCTGGATCCGCTGCGCGCCTATTACGAAGCGCAGGTTGCCGTGCTCGAATCGGCGCACAGCTATCTCGATGCGCGCGCTCGCCTGGCCCGGAGCATCGGTGCGCCCTCTCTGGATCTGCTCTCCGAGCTCAATGCGCAGCCAGGTGCGAACTGA
- a CDS encoding ATPase, T2SS/T4P/T4SS family, protein MFSVIISEKGGQQSRLDFDTSEITIGRMKGNDIVLPKGNVSKQHTRIVLRDNAFFIVDLKSTNGTYVNGRKVIAEQPVGEADKIYIGDFILQVEQPNAAANPGPPMPPLAPGRGIPPQPPQAPGGPPPMDRHFPTVMDGPQASGFGVQPQSGAQQPFQAPQHSASGPQATPPRAPSFPGAPMTPPTPTPPPAGALGQDVRQTYADIGAHPIDADVLEVTPEVEPLAQDERVTGEGQAFEADYEEVDPFDVAATPTPTPQAAPQAPASPEPPVPSFDAPAYEVPVFDAPAEEETAPPSPLDEGVVETPGPLGIRPLATRIALEDEFDPEGHMAQVDVARVFFERVGEDELPLSYPPEESDRARFENTIDEAIEVVGPSGDREALIETLLTEAVGLGPVESYLDDPEVQAIYVNRFDRIILRRGGKLVIAPRVFSHPEFLTLAARRLLGPQDGVSPADEVRFGDGTRVHIVMPPLAVDGPVLSIRKPRRYQPSLDELAAQGTMSAGMADFLRRAVEAGRSIVIAGPTSSGKTTLLNALSRLVPESSRLIAIEEHSSLNLDAPTALRLEANPAQGYDMRYLLRGAVAMHPQRIVLDECRGAEAYDWVTAAASGTEGSMLTLHGSSAIDALGRLESLSLLGATDLSPRGLREQVARSVNLVVVLHATSEGGFRVQQISEVQGVDLDTFRLGDVFYYRVEGGTGEFYPTGYIPMFYEDLRHAGVDVDLGIFRE, encoded by the coding sequence ATGTTCAGCGTAATTATCAGCGAGAAAGGTGGGCAGCAGTCACGGCTCGACTTCGACACGTCCGAGATCACCATCGGGCGTATGAAGGGCAATGATATCGTCCTTCCCAAGGGCAACGTCTCCAAGCAGCACACGCGTATTGTGCTGCGCGACAACGCCTTTTTCATCGTCGACTTAAAGAGCACCAACGGTACCTACGTCAACGGGCGCAAGGTCATCGCGGAGCAGCCGGTTGGCGAGGCTGACAAGATCTACATCGGCGACTTTATCCTGCAGGTAGAGCAGCCCAACGCGGCTGCGAACCCTGGACCTCCGATGCCGCCGCTGGCTCCCGGCCGTGGGATTCCTCCGCAGCCTCCCCAGGCCCCGGGCGGCCCTCCTCCGATGGATCGCCACTTCCCCACGGTGATGGACGGCCCGCAGGCCAGCGGCTTTGGCGTCCAGCCCCAGAGCGGGGCTCAGCAGCCCTTCCAGGCGCCACAGCATAGCGCCAGCGGTCCGCAGGCGACGCCTCCCCGAGCGCCCTCATTCCCAGGCGCTCCGATGACGCCTCCGACGCCGACCCCGCCGCCGGCGGGTGCGCTGGGCCAGGACGTGCGCCAGACCTACGCCGATATCGGCGCCCATCCTATCGACGCGGACGTGTTGGAGGTGACTCCCGAGGTGGAACCACTCGCCCAGGACGAGCGCGTTACCGGTGAGGGTCAGGCCTTTGAAGCCGACTACGAAGAGGTCGATCCCTTCGATGTGGCGGCCACGCCCACTCCGACTCCCCAGGCCGCGCCACAGGCTCCTGCCAGCCCGGAGCCCCCGGTGCCCTCCTTCGACGCGCCAGCCTATGAGGTGCCGGTCTTCGACGCGCCCGCCGAGGAAGAGACGGCTCCGCCTTCCCCGCTGGATGAAGGCGTGGTGGAGACGCCCGGACCACTGGGCATTCGCCCGCTCGCCACGCGCATCGCCCTCGAAGATGAGTTCGACCCTGAAGGGCATATGGCCCAGGTGGATGTCGCGCGTGTCTTCTTCGAGAGGGTCGGTGAAGACGAGCTACCGCTCTCCTACCCGCCGGAAGAAAGCGATCGTGCGCGCTTTGAGAATACCATCGATGAGGCCATTGAGGTGGTTGGCCCCTCGGGTGATCGCGAAGCGCTCATCGAAACGCTGCTCACAGAAGCGGTGGGACTGGGGCCGGTGGAATCCTATCTGGATGACCCGGAAGTTCAGGCGATTTACGTCAACCGCTTCGACCGCATCATCCTGCGACGCGGCGGCAAGCTCGTGATTGCTCCCCGGGTCTTCAGCCATCCAGAGTTTTTGACTTTGGCCGCTCGACGGCTTCTCGGTCCACAGGACGGTGTCTCGCCGGCTGATGAAGTTCGCTTCGGTGACGGGACGCGCGTGCATATCGTGATGCCCCCGCTTGCAGTCGATGGCCCGGTCCTGTCGATCCGCAAGCCCAGGCGCTATCAGCCTTCGCTCGATGAACTCGCCGCCCAGGGCACGATGAGCGCGGGCATGGCCGACTTCTTGCGACGAGCCGTCGAAGCAGGCCGCTCCATCGTGATCGCCGGTCCGACGAGTTCCGGTAAGACCACGCTGCTCAACGCGCTGAGCCGACTTGTACCGGAGAGTTCACGGCTTATCGCCATCGAAGAACACAGCTCTCTGAACCTTGATGCTCCGACCGCCCTGCGTCTGGAGGCCAACCCGGCCCAGGGCTATGATATGCGCTATCTCCTCCGGGGCGCGGTCGCGATGCATCCGCAACGCATCGTGCTCGATGAGTGCCGCGGCGCGGAGGCCTACGACTGGGTCACTGCAGCGGCCAGTGGCACCGAAGGCAGCATGCTTACCCTGCACGGATCCAGCGCGATCGATGCGCTGGGACGACTGGAGAGCCTGAGCCTGCTGGGCGCCACCGACTTGAGCCCCCGCGGATTGCGCGAGCAGGTGGCCCGTTCGGTCAACCTGGTCGTTGTGCTGCATGCAACCAGCGAGGGCGGGTTCCGCGTCCAGCAAATCTCGGAGGTTCAAGGTGTCGATCTCGACACCTTCCGCCTGGGCGACGTCTTCTATTACCGCGTTGAAGGCGGCACCGGCGAGTTCTACCCGACGGGTTATATCCCGATGTTTTATGAAGACCTGCGCCATGCCGGCGTCGACGTCGACCTGGGCATCTTCCGCGAGTAG
- a CDS encoding FHA domain-containing protein gives MFTITIEDQNGQVADTFSFDHGSYVVGRLDTCDVVLPSGSVSREHARIFVHEGRCYIEDLGSANGVIVDGQRVVQQRDLGTASQIRIGDYYLYLEFKRSARMQNQNVLSTLFIDSGSEHHKLVRINDAFAGEEFSLSEVENTIGRTDENFILLSDASISRRHAIIARHGDLYSVVDCGSSNGTRLNGKAVQSQQAISPGDRVEFGNLEFVFVEGNATVNPAEYAASGSSNAMTTYGGLAVLVLLGLALGGAAVFALVNSGDGEGQAQAHAPAPPTLEEQVAEHVAGGRTQLELGNWDGAIAAANEALALAPQNTEARALRDQVDVERQAAEKLAQGELLSEQGRHEEAREMLLQLPQGSIAEQRAQTTLAHLNRTIAYNLRSEASRLFKSRREADPKAAHALLVEALEVLPEDQESRALLDDVEAHMRKKRIAFESYAPAP, from the coding sequence ATGTTTACGATTACGATCGAAGACCAGAACGGGCAGGTCGCCGACACCTTCTCTTTTGACCACGGCTCTTACGTGGTGGGGCGTCTGGACACCTGCGATGTGGTGCTGCCTTCAGGCAGCGTCAGCCGCGAACACGCGCGCATCTTTGTGCACGAGGGGCGCTGCTATATCGAAGACCTCGGGAGCGCCAACGGCGTCATTGTCGACGGGCAGAGAGTCGTGCAACAGCGCGATCTGGGAACCGCCAGCCAGATTCGTATCGGCGACTACTACCTCTATCTGGAATTCAAGCGCTCGGCGCGCATGCAAAACCAGAATGTGCTCTCGACCCTCTTCATCGACTCGGGAAGCGAGCATCATAAGCTGGTGCGCATCAACGATGCATTCGCCGGCGAGGAGTTCAGTCTCTCGGAGGTGGAGAACACCATCGGTCGTACCGACGAGAACTTCATTCTCCTCTCGGACGCCTCGATCAGCCGCCGCCATGCGATCATCGCGCGCCATGGCGATCTCTACTCGGTGGTCGATTGCGGGAGCTCGAACGGCACGCGCCTCAACGGCAAAGCCGTGCAGTCGCAGCAGGCCATCTCCCCCGGCGATCGGGTGGAATTCGGCAACCTGGAGTTCGTCTTTGTCGAAGGCAACGCCACGGTCAACCCGGCCGAGTATGCGGCCAGCGGTAGCAGCAATGCCATGACGACGTACGGGGGCCTCGCCGTGCTCGTGCTTCTGGGGCTGGCGCTGGGTGGAGCTGCGGTATTCGCGCTTGTGAACTCCGGCGATGGTGAAGGCCAGGCACAGGCTCACGCCCCTGCCCCGCCCACGCTGGAGGAGCAGGTCGCCGAGCATGTCGCAGGCGGTCGCACTCAGCTGGAGCTTGGCAATTGGGACGGGGCCATCGCGGCGGCCAATGAGGCGCTTGCCCTGGCTCCGCAGAACACCGAGGCGCGCGCGCTTCGCGATCAGGTCGATGTCGAGCGTCAGGCCGCCGAGAAGCTCGCTCAAGGAGAACTTCTCAGCGAACAGGGCCGTCATGAAGAGGCCCGCGAGATGTTGCTGCAACTTCCCCAGGGCTCCATCGCTGAGCAACGTGCTCAGACCACGCTCGCCCACCTCAACCGCACCATCGCCTACAATCTTCGCAGTGAGGCGAGCCGTCTCTTTAAGAGCCGCCGCGAAGCCGACCCGAAGGCTGCTCATGCGCTGCTGGTGGAAGCGCTGGAAGTGTTGCCCGAAGACCAGGAGTCGCGCGCGCTCCTTGATGACGTCGAAGCACATATGCGCAAGAAGCGGATCGCGTTTGAGAGTTACGCCCCGGCTCCTTGA